CGGCGACGGCTTCGCCGTGGAGCAGCTCCTCGTATTCGCCGATCGCTTCGAAGGCGTGGCCGAAGGTGTGGCCGTAGTTGAGCGAGGCTCGCAGGCCGGTGAGTTCGCGTTCATCTTGTTCGACGACGTCGGCCTTCAGGCGGCACGAGCGCTGAACGATGTGCGTGAGGATCGCGGCGTCGCGGACATTGATCGCTTCGATGTTCGCTTCGAGGTAGGCGAAGAAGTCGGCGTCGAGGATGACGCCGTACTTCACGACCTCGGCGAGGCCGGCGCGGTACTCGCGATCGGGTAACGACTGCATCGCGTCGACGTCGCAGAGGACGCCGCGCGGTTGCCAGAAAGCGCCGACCATGTTCTTGGCGCCCGGCAGGTTGATGCCGACCTTGCCGCCGACGGAACTGTCGACTTGGGCAAGCAGCGTCGTGGGGACTTGGAAGAATTCGAGGCCGCGGGCGAACGACGCGGCCGCGAAGCCGGCCAGGTCGCCGACGACGCCGCCGCCGATGGCGACGACGATCGACTTGCGATCGGCGCCTTCGTCGAGCATCACGTTCCAGAGTTCTTCGACCACTTCGACCGACTTGCTCGTCTCGCCCGGATCGACGGCGAAGAGATCGACTTCCCAACCGTCGCCGACGAGCAAATCGCTGGCGGCGTCGGCGTAGAGGCCTTCGACGTTGCCGTCGGTGATGACGACGGCGTGATCGGAGTCGGTGCGAGCGCGGAGGAACTCGGGAAGCGCAGCGAGCGTACCGCTGCCGATTTCGATGTCGTAGCTCCGTTCGGCCAACGCGACGCGAACCGTTTCAATCTTCCCGGGCACAGCGAGTCCTCAAATGTTGTCGATCAACGGCGGCGGGAGCGTTCGCTCCGCGGGCGCCGCATTAGCTCAAGATGAAATCCGCTCGATGTCCCACGGCGTCACGACGATCCGCCGGCAGAAGCCGGTGTGGCTGCGGACGTATTCGAGGTGGGCCGCATCGGCGGCGGTGGCGTGGAGTCGTTCGGCGAAGGCGGCGCGATCGACGGCGGGCCAGCCGAGGTATTCCTCAGGCCAGACGGTTTCCGTTTCGAGCACAAGGGCTTCGCGGTAGGGATCAAACGTATCGGGCATGGTAACGCAACGCCGTGGAAGACGAGGGTAAAGACCGCACGAAGGAAGCCAGTATACTAGGGGCCGCGGTGCAAAAGTAGGCTGCCGGGCGGGGCGTCGGGCACGCTGCGAAAGGCAGAAAAGGCAACCGCCAAGGACGCCAAGGTTCGCCAAGACAACACGGAGAGGGACGGAACCGCCGATGAACGCGGATTAACGCAGATGGGATTTATTGGCGTTACTCGGCGTTCACTGGCGGTTCCCTATTAAACATGCAGATCTCCGGCCGGCTGATCATTGTGGTGATGTTCGCACTCGCGATTGCGATGTCGGGGGGGGCGTGGCTTTACCAGTACAGCTACTCGCGGCACTCGGCGGAGTT
This sequence is a window from Lacipirellula parvula. Protein-coding genes within it:
- the aroB gene encoding 3-dehydroquinate synthase codes for the protein MPGKIETVRVALAERSYDIEIGSGTLAALPEFLRARTDSDHAVVITDGNVEGLYADAASDLLVGDGWEVDLFAVDPGETSKSVEVVEELWNVMLDEGADRKSIVVAIGGGVVGDLAGFAAASFARGLEFFQVPTTLLAQVDSSVGGKVGINLPGAKNMVGAFWQPRGVLCDVDAMQSLPDREYRAGLAEVVKYGVILDADFFAYLEANIEAINVRDAAILTHIVQRSCRLKADVVEQDERELTGLRASLNYGHTFGHAFEAIGEYEELLHGEAVAAGMRCAMQLAVRLGRVDEATYARQESLLSALNLLVDPLEADGQDLLRLMYRDKKTAAGKLRFILPSRIGHVELVSDVPEIDILASLEV